A window of Calditerricola satsumensis genomic DNA:
ACGTGGACGTTCTCCTCATCGTCCTCCTCGGCCGCCGCCTCGTCTCCGGAGGCGCGCACAAAGCGCTCGTCCACGGGAATGGAATAGGAAAAAGGAAACGCCTTCAAACAGCGCGAGCAGGAAAGCACCATTGAACCGCTCAACGTGCCGTGAACGCGCACCTCGCCCGCTTCGTAGCGCGCTTCGCCGTCCATCGTCACCGGCGACAGCGACTGCACTTGCGGGTGCATGCGGGCCAGCTCGTCGGCAGCAAACACCTCGTGCACGCGGAGCGCCTTGCCCTGCTGCCCTTCCAATTCGGGCAATCGAAGGATCATCATGCCTTTCACCTCGAGGACAACACGTTTGATTATAGCCTGCCCGTTTCCCTTTTGTCAATGTTCCGTGGGCTCTAGGTCAATAATTGTGGATGCGAGGTCAACCAAGCCAAGGGAACAAA
This region includes:
- a CDS encoding YceD family protein, with the translated sequence MILRLPELEGQQGKALRVHEVFAADELARMHPQVQSLSPVTMDGEARYEAGEVRVHGTLSGSMVLSCSRCLKAFPFSYSIPVDERFVRASGDEAAAEEDDEENVHVVEGDTVDLKPYLVELIALSVPFAPLCDEACKGLCPLCGIDRNAETCSCRTERIDPRLAVLAELFADQQGQTDKKEPNGK